Proteins from a single region of Gemmatimonadaceae bacterium:
- a CDS encoding prolyl oligopeptidase family serine peptidase, whose protein sequence is MRPSIAISALVLAIPLGSRAQDVDYHRADVIRTAGAYVLGANITPQWLEDSVRFVYTSGGKNDRGTIYLVDPARAARRVYFDQARMAAVLSVAADTIVDPARFPAFIPIDSGRAIELLLHKKAMRCDPASYRCTARDSIDWALDRTLKQGPTWANRSPDRRWDVFAWRYNLYLRPAALSDSDAVAAADSVRRARSDTAARNARGGRARSTRQDSIPLPRGSIALTTDGERLFAYGGTDRNVAADTAKPRPTRVPVNWTRDSRRFTVHREDYRRTRIYPMYSSTGDQPVDRSYHYAVPSDSVVPSHVLYSIDVTDRTSVAAKLAATPQTTVSTQTYWNAAGDHYFALNANRGPSRISAHLVDARTGEARTLTRDSTATWVELSHTFGRENWEVARGSDDLIWWSQRDGWGHLYRIGTDGAVKNQIESGPYVVDRLFRVDSATRTAPQNVYFSAWGRDPGFLYYSHLYKVNVDGGAVTALTPEDGDHAITFTPKGPYFIDNFAPVDKAPIIQLRSAVDGKVILELGRGDAELLQSVGWRPPTIITVKARDGVTDLYGLMYKPSHFDSTKSYPILDHIYPGPQVGSVGRWGWSGTGEPQAIAELGFIVVQIDHQGTPRRSKAFHDFYYRNMGDNGIPDHVAAIRQLAARHDWIDITRVGIWGHSGGGLASTDAILRYPDFYKVAVSTSGNHHPDTYAWYWAGRYQGPYEKASYDSAANYTLARNLKGHLLLMHGDLDNNVHPANTTKVVDALIKANKTNFDFLVFPDAPHGLPVFATRKRWDYFVKYLLGKEPPANYEMIAPPRPPGPPFQP, encoded by the coding sequence ATGCGTCCATCGATCGCCATCTCTGCCCTCGTCCTCGCCATCCCCCTCGGGAGCCGCGCGCAGGACGTCGACTACCACCGCGCCGACGTCATCCGCACCGCGGGCGCTTACGTGCTCGGCGCCAACATCACGCCGCAGTGGCTCGAAGACAGCGTGCGCTTCGTCTATACCTCGGGCGGCAAGAACGATCGAGGCACGATCTACCTCGTTGATCCGGCACGCGCGGCACGGCGCGTGTACTTCGACCAGGCTCGCATGGCCGCGGTTCTCTCGGTGGCGGCGGACACCATCGTCGATCCGGCGCGGTTTCCGGCGTTCATTCCGATCGACTCGGGCAGGGCGATCGAACTTCTGCTGCACAAGAAGGCCATGCGCTGCGACCCGGCGAGCTACCGCTGCACCGCGCGCGACAGTATCGACTGGGCGCTCGATCGCACGCTCAAGCAGGGCCCAACGTGGGCAAACCGGTCGCCGGACCGCCGCTGGGACGTGTTTGCCTGGCGCTACAACCTCTACCTGCGGCCCGCGGCCCTCTCCGATTCGGACGCCGTCGCCGCCGCAGACTCGGTGCGCCGCGCGCGCAGCGACACGGCGGCACGGAATGCACGCGGTGGTCGCGCGCGATCCACGCGTCAGGACTCGATTCCGTTGCCGCGCGGGTCGATCGCCCTCACCACGGACGGTGAGCGCCTGTTCGCGTACGGCGGCACCGATCGCAATGTCGCTGCCGATACCGCCAAGCCACGGCCCACGCGCGTGCCAGTGAACTGGACGCGCGACTCCCGGCGGTTCACCGTGCACCGCGAAGACTACCGGCGCACGCGCATCTACCCGATGTACTCGTCGACCGGTGATCAGCCCGTGGACCGCAGCTACCACTACGCGGTGCCCAGTGATTCGGTCGTGCCTTCGCACGTGCTGTACTCCATCGACGTCACGGATCGCACGAGTGTGGCCGCGAAGCTTGCCGCCACACCCCAGACCACCGTGAGCACGCAGACGTACTGGAACGCGGCGGGCGATCACTACTTCGCCCTCAACGCCAATCGCGGCCCCAGTCGCATCTCGGCGCACCTCGTCGACGCGAGGACCGGCGAGGCCAGGACCCTGACCCGCGACTCGACCGCGACCTGGGTCGAGCTCTCCCACACGTTCGGGCGCGAGAACTGGGAGGTCGCGCGCGGGAGCGATGACCTCATCTGGTGGTCGCAACGCGACGGTTGGGGTCACCTCTATCGCATCGGCACCGATGGCGCGGTGAAGAATCAGATCGAGTCCGGCCCGTATGTCGTCGATCGGTTGTTCCGTGTGGACAGCGCGACGCGTACTGCGCCGCAGAACGTGTACTTCAGCGCGTGGGGCCGCGATCCCGGCTTTCTGTATTACTCGCACCTCTACAAGGTGAACGTCGACGGTGGCGCCGTCACCGCGCTGACTCCGGAGGACGGCGATCACGCGATCACCTTCACGCCAAAGGGCCCTTACTTCATCGACAACTTTGCGCCGGTGGACAAGGCGCCGATCATTCAGCTGCGATCAGCGGTCGACGGCAAGGTGATCCTCGAACTGGGTCGCGGTGACGCCGAGTTGCTGCAGTCCGTCGGTTGGCGCCCGCCGACCATCATTACCGTCAAGGCCCGCGACGGCGTCACCGACCTGTACGGGCTGATGTACAAGCCCAGCCATTTCGATTCGACGAAGTCGTATCCCATCCTCGATCACATTTACCCGGGGCCGCAGGTCGGCAGCGTCGGGCGCTGGGGGTGGTCGGGTACCGGCGAGCCGCAGGCCATCGCCGAGCTTGGCTTCATCGTGGTGCAGATCGATCACCAGGGCACGCCGCGGCGGTCCAAGGCGTTCCACGATTTCTACTATCGCAACATGGGTGACAACGGGATCCCCGATCACGTCGCGGCCATCCGTCAGCTCGCCGCGCGCCACGACTGGATCGACATCACCCGGGTCGGCATCTGGGGGCACTCCGGCGGTGGCCTCGCGTCGACGGACGCAATTTTGCGTTACCCCGACTTCTACAAGGTCGCCGTGAGCACCTCGGGCAACCACCATCCCGATACCTACGCGTGGTACTGGGCGGGCCGCTATCAGGGGCCGTACGAGAAAGCCTCCTACGATTCGGCGGCAAACTACACGCTGGCAAGGAACCTCAAGGGGCACCTGCTGCTCATGCACGGTGACCTCGACAACAACGTGCATCCAGCGAACACGACCAAGGTGGTCGATGCGCTGATCAAGGCGAACAAGACCAACTTCGACTTCCTCGTGTTTCCCGACGCGCCACACGGACTTCCGGTGTTCGCCACGCGAAAGCGGTGGGACTATTTCGTGAAGTATCTGCTGGGGAAGGAGCCGCCGGCCAACTACGAGATGATTGCGCCGCCGCGTCCGCCAGGCCCCCCGTTCCAGCCCTGA
- a CDS encoding helix-turn-helix transcriptional regulator has protein sequence MAGLTLDWIQLASLLGAIQGLSLVGALVAQRHNRTANRLLAALVLAFTVYLASGVYFATGLFRRMPHLLGLAYHLPWVFGPVLYLYAVAASDRDWQLSPRDLWHGVPLIMTLVVATPVYLMSGAEKIRFAEHMAAGNAPLSIRIIDPFKYVLGLGYSVATVLFLRGHRRRVEHSYSNTARVNLTWLLQLAGAGAATWVLATMLELTTLGRGLRNDWVALAISAVVYTIGYKGLRQPEVFRYDTSEHLGAEFHSTAEPVAPPEHREAAARYERSGLGAKESTQLREALEAVMDRDQPWKDSDLTLADLAARVRTTPHKLSEVLNADVGQTFNDFVNGYRVREVQRRITAGEAHTLKILALAMDAGFASKSTFNHAFKKHAKQTPSAFREAQDG, from the coding sequence ATGGCTGGCCTGACACTCGACTGGATCCAGCTGGCGTCCCTGCTTGGAGCCATTCAGGGGCTCTCCCTTGTCGGAGCGCTCGTCGCTCAGCGACACAACCGGACGGCCAATCGGCTGCTCGCCGCCCTCGTCCTGGCATTCACGGTGTACCTGGCCTCTGGCGTGTACTTCGCGACGGGGCTGTTTCGCCGTATGCCGCATCTGCTCGGGCTGGCGTATCACCTGCCATGGGTCTTCGGTCCGGTGCTGTACCTGTACGCGGTTGCGGCCAGCGACCGCGACTGGCAGCTGAGCCCACGCGACCTGTGGCACGGGGTACCGTTGATCATGACCCTGGTCGTCGCGACGCCGGTGTATCTGATGAGTGGTGCGGAGAAGATCCGCTTTGCGGAGCACATGGCGGCAGGCAACGCGCCCCTCTCCATTCGCATCATCGATCCGTTCAAGTATGTGCTGGGGCTCGGCTATTCCGTGGCCACCGTGCTGTTCCTGCGCGGGCACCGCAGGCGCGTCGAGCATAGTTACTCAAACACGGCCCGGGTCAACCTGACCTGGCTCCTCCAGTTGGCGGGTGCAGGCGCCGCCACGTGGGTGCTCGCGACCATGTTGGAACTCACCACGCTCGGGCGCGGGCTGCGCAACGACTGGGTGGCGCTGGCCATTTCGGCCGTCGTCTACACCATCGGCTACAAGGGTCTGCGGCAGCCGGAGGTGTTCCGCTACGACACGTCGGAGCACCTCGGCGCCGAGTTCCACTCGACAGCGGAACCGGTGGCGCCGCCGGAACACCGCGAGGCGGCGGCGCGCTACGAGCGGTCAGGTCTGGGAGCGAAGGAGTCCACGCAACTGCGTGAGGCGCTGGAGGCGGTCATGGATCGCGACCAGCCATGGAAGGACAGCGATCTCACGCTGGCCGATCTCGCTGCGCGCGTGCGAACCACACCGCACAAACTCTCGGAGGTGCTCAATGCCGATGTTGGCCAGACCTTCAACGATTTCGTGAACGGCTATCGCGTGCGCGAAGTCCAGCGCCGCATCACGGCCGGAGAGGCCCATACGCTCAAGATACTCGCGCTCGCCATGGACGCAGGATTCGCCTCCAAATCCACCTTCAACCACGCATTCAAGAAGCACGCGAAGCAGACGCCCTCCGCCTTCAGGGAGGCGCAGGACGGGTGA
- a CDS encoding beta-lactamase family protein, translated as MITTLATVAFTLFQAAAAPATRPTPSPSTPDSVDAFVAAEMARMHIPGVAIAVVKSGKVVVAKGYGMADVEAGVPVTPTTVFKIGSVSKQFIATGIMLLAQDGRLSVDDPVSNYLAGTPESWRGITLRHFLTHTSGVLREGPAFNPLRIQPDSVVVQSAYSQPLQFPTGARYQYCNVCYFALADVISRVSNTSWADFLTRRVFAPEGMTSTQTTTSEPVPGSAKGYVWRDARFAPATQFTALRPSGAFLSTVLDLAKWDAALYRDDVLTRATRQAMWTPVQLTTGATYAYGFGWQLDSLDGHRTVSHGGSLPGFRAEMARFVDDSLTVIVLTNADGAQPATIAAGVARAWFAAARPRSRR; from the coding sequence GTGATCACCACCCTTGCCACCGTTGCGTTCACGCTGTTCCAGGCGGCGGCCGCGCCCGCGACGCGCCCGACCCCTTCGCCGTCGACGCCCGACAGCGTGGACGCCTTCGTCGCCGCCGAGATGGCGCGGATGCACATCCCCGGCGTTGCCATCGCCGTCGTGAAGTCCGGCAAGGTCGTCGTCGCGAAGGGCTACGGCATGGCGGACGTCGAAGCTGGTGTGCCTGTGACGCCGACGACGGTCTTCAAGATTGGCTCGGTCAGCAAGCAGTTCATCGCGACGGGCATCATGCTCCTGGCCCAGGACGGTCGGCTGAGCGTCGACGATCCCGTCTCGAACTATCTTGCCGGAACCCCCGAGTCGTGGCGCGGCATCACGCTTCGTCATTTTCTCACCCACACCTCCGGCGTCCTGCGCGAAGGTCCGGCGTTCAACCCGCTGCGCATCCAGCCAGACAGCGTCGTGGTGCAGTCTGCGTACTCGCAGCCGCTGCAGTTCCCTACGGGGGCCAGGTATCAGTACTGCAACGTCTGCTACTTCGCACTCGCCGACGTGATCTCCCGGGTCTCGAACACGTCGTGGGCCGACTTCCTCACGCGCCGTGTCTTTGCGCCTGAGGGCATGACGTCGACGCAAACGACGACGAGCGAGCCGGTGCCCGGGAGCGCGAAGGGCTACGTGTGGAGGGACGCCCGCTTTGCTCCGGCAACGCAGTTCACGGCATTGCGACCAAGCGGCGCGTTCCTGTCCACGGTGCTCGACCTCGCGAAGTGGGACGCGGCCCTCTATCGCGACGATGTGCTCACGCGCGCGACTCGTCAGGCGATGTGGACGCCGGTGCAACTCACCACCGGCGCGACCTACGCCTATGGTTTCGGGTGGCAGCTCGACTCGCTCGATGGTCATCGGACCGTGAGCCACGGCGGTTCGTTGCCGGGCTTTCGCGCGGAAATGGCCCGGTTCGTCGACGACAGCCTGACAGTGATCGTGCTCACCAATGCGGACGGTGCGCAGCCGGCCACCATTGCGGCTGGTGTCGCGCGCGCCTGGTTCGCCGCCGCGCGCCCGCGATCGCGTCGATAG
- a CDS encoding DUF3592 domain-containing protein, whose amino-acid sequence MDANAPIAGALIVALGVSAIAIGAASLIHGSRARRWPIVIGQVIPANVDADARRRRRGVRRLSYRYEVGGRTYRSDRSQLAWFGDRRPSARLSRRGDAADMRVHSADALGVRIHVNPDDPSDNMLEQRRVPHAVVLLGHGIALTVLGFTLVVRP is encoded by the coding sequence ATGGACGCGAACGCTCCCATCGCCGGCGCCCTCATTGTGGCGCTCGGGGTTTCTGCCATTGCCATCGGCGCGGCGTCGCTGATTCACGGCTCGCGCGCACGCCGTTGGCCCATTGTCATCGGGCAGGTCATTCCCGCGAATGTGGATGCTGATGCGCGTCGTCGCCGTCGTGGTGTGAGGCGTTTGTCATATCGCTACGAGGTCGGCGGACGCACGTACCGCAGCGATCGCAGCCAACTTGCATGGTTCGGCGATCGACGCCCGTCCGCCAGGCTCAGCCGTCGGGGCGATGCCGCGGACATGCGCGTGCACTCGGCGGACGCGTTGGGCGTGCGCATCCACGTCAATCCCGATGACCCGAGCGACAACATGCTCGAACAGCGGCGTGTGCCTCACGCGGTCGTGCTCCTGGGCCATGGGATTGCGCTGACGGTCCTCGGATTCACGCTCGTGGTCCGGCCGTAG
- a CDS encoding DinB family protein — MSTPEVWLRGAMPGIDPILQPAAHAIAQVREDVERAVALLTDEQLWHRPAGVAAIGFHVLHIVGSLDRLLTYAQGESLSPGQLHALGAERTVHDERPARAQLLQAFASGIDAALRRLEGIPAASLLDAREVGRQRLPSTTLGLVFHAAEHSARHAGQVVTLARIVAA, encoded by the coding sequence ATGTCTACACCTGAGGTCTGGCTGCGCGGCGCGATGCCCGGCATCGACCCGATCCTTCAGCCGGCGGCACACGCCATCGCGCAGGTGCGCGAGGACGTCGAACGCGCTGTCGCTCTGCTCACCGACGAGCAGCTCTGGCATCGGCCCGCGGGTGTGGCGGCCATTGGCTTCCACGTGCTGCACATCGTCGGGAGCCTCGATCGGCTCCTGACCTACGCGCAGGGTGAGTCTCTGTCGCCCGGGCAACTGCACGCGTTAGGCGCCGAACGTACGGTCCACGACGAACGTCCGGCCCGAGCGCAGTTGCTTCAGGCGTTTGCGTCGGGGATCGACGCCGCGCTGCGCCGCCTCGAAGGCATTCCCGCGGCGAGCCTGCTCGACGCCCGTGAGGTCGGACGCCAGCGTTTGCCTTCGACCACCCTCGGCCTCGTCTTCCACGCCGCCGAGCATTCGGCGCGCCATGCGGGTCAGGTGGTGACGCTGGCGCGCATCGTCGCCGCCTGA
- a CDS encoding DUF4281 domain-containing protein: MTPDRLFSLVNPLALLGWAALILVPRRAARLVPVTLAVALSLLYVVLIAVALPGSDGNFSSLAGVRTLFEDPWALLAGWVHYLAFDLFIGGWEVRDAQRRGIPHLAVIPALILTFLFGPAGLLTYLAIRTALRGRTTPMADALE; the protein is encoded by the coding sequence ATGACCCCCGACCGTCTCTTCTCCCTTGTGAACCCGCTGGCCCTGCTGGGCTGGGCCGCGCTGATCCTGGTGCCGCGGCGCGCGGCGCGACTGGTCCCCGTGACGCTCGCCGTCGCGCTCTCGCTGCTGTACGTCGTGCTCATCGCCGTCGCGCTGCCGGGCAGCGATGGAAACTTCTCATCGCTCGCCGGCGTCCGCACGCTGTTCGAAGATCCGTGGGCGCTGCTGGCCGGGTGGGTGCACTACCTCGCGTTCGACCTGTTCATCGGCGGGTGGGAGGTGCGCGATGCGCAACGCCGGGGCATCCCGCATCTCGCGGTGATCCCGGCGCTGATCCTCACGTTCCTGTTCGGACCGGCGGGGCTGCTCACGTACCTCGCGATTCGCACGGCACTGCGGGGACGCACAACGCCAATGGCGGACGCCCTCGAATAG
- a CDS encoding TetR/AcrR family transcriptional regulator, producing the protein MPPARRRRPSRRSYHHGNLRRALLDEALAIIRTEGVAGVTLREIGARVGVSRTALYRHFADKRALLVAVATEGFRTLREQLVSAWEGSGGGIAGFEAHGLAYVRFAVGSPAHYRVMFGGMADHDVEDPELTEQGHGAFQSLLDVLTDLQRVGLVRRDDTLVMAEYVWAVVHGVAMLAIDRQLVNRPDVEAFTRYAISRLATGLASPEA; encoded by the coding sequence ATGCCGCCAGCGCGCCGTCGTCGGCCTTCCCGACGCTCCTATCACCACGGCAACCTCCGCCGCGCCCTGCTCGATGAGGCGCTCGCCATCATCCGGACGGAGGGCGTCGCCGGCGTCACGCTCCGCGAAATCGGCGCCCGGGTCGGCGTGTCGCGCACCGCGCTCTACCGCCACTTTGCCGACAAGCGCGCGCTGCTGGTTGCGGTCGCGACCGAGGGGTTCCGCACGCTCCGCGAGCAGCTCGTGTCCGCCTGGGAGGGGTCCGGCGGTGGCATTGCCGGGTTCGAGGCCCACGGGCTCGCGTACGTGCGGTTTGCCGTCGGCAGTCCTGCACACTATCGCGTGATGTTCGGCGGCATGGCCGACCACGACGTCGAAGATCCCGAACTCACCGAGCAGGGCCACGGAGCCTTTCAGTCCCTTCTCGATGTGCTCACCGACCTGCAGCGCGTGGGTCTCGTCAGGCGCGACGACACGCTGGTGATGGCCGAGTATGTGTGGGCAGTCGTGCACGGCGTCGCGATGCTGGCCATCGACCGGCAGCTGGTCAATCGCCCCGACGTCGAGGCCTTCACGCGATACGCGATCTCGCGCCTTGCCACGGGCCTCGCGAGCCCGGAGGCGTAG